One Takifugu rubripes chromosome 19, fTakRub1.2, whole genome shotgun sequence genomic window carries:
- the LOC115247007 gene encoding caspase recruitment domain-containing protein 19-like isoform X1, whose amino-acid sequence MGDDFREQLIEDSAFLKADWRLDTELVDKLILQLNRIYPQILTDKEATKFRNLDVPTSVRMGELLTHLQGKGEEACREFYRALHLHVEEVYYSLPTRLRLRGVSVLSPNGLDPLKYQQDCPQRHVLNDRGPVFFMSCFSIAVGMALLYYYSEDKLTGGSRALGIAALGLKRKAEEVLIWYTEESLMK is encoded by the exons ATGGGAG ACGATTTTCGTGAACAGCTGATAGAAGATAGCGCCTTCCTCAAAGCTGACTGGAGGCTGGACACGGAGCTGGTAGACAAGctcatcctgcagctgaacaGAATCTACCCACAGATCCTTACAGACAAGGAGGCCACCAAA TTTCGAAACTTGGATGTACCCACAAGTGTTCGGATGGGAGAGCTTCTTACACATCTGCAAGGCAAAGGAGAAGAGGCCTGCAGGGAGTTTTACAGAGCTCTGCATTTGCATGTTGAGGAAGTTTACTACAGCCTGCCCACAAGGCTCCGTCTCAGAG gtgtttctgtcctctctccaaATGGCTTAGATCCACTTAAGTATCAGCAAGACTGCCCTCAGAGACATGTCCTGAATGATAGAG GTCCTGTCTTCTTCATGAGCTGCTTCAGCATTGCAGTGGGAATGGCCTTACTCTATTACTACAGCG AGGACAAGTTGACAGGAGGGAGCCGGGCACTTGGAATAGCTGCTCttggtttgaaaagaaaagcagaggaggTCCTCATATGGTACACAGAAGAGAGCCTCATGAAGTAA
- the LOC115247007 gene encoding caspase recruitment domain-containing protein 19-like isoform X2: MGDDFREQLIEDSAFLKADWRLDTELVDKLILQLNRIYPQILTDKEATKFRNLDVPTSVRMGELLTHLQGKGEEACREFYRALHLHVEEVYYSLPTRLRLRDPLKYQQDCPQRHVLNDRGPVFFMSCFSIAVGMALLYYYSEDKLTGGSRALGIAALGLKRKAEEVLIWYTEESLMK; this comes from the exons ATGGGAG ACGATTTTCGTGAACAGCTGATAGAAGATAGCGCCTTCCTCAAAGCTGACTGGAGGCTGGACACGGAGCTGGTAGACAAGctcatcctgcagctgaacaGAATCTACCCACAGATCCTTACAGACAAGGAGGCCACCAAA TTTCGAAACTTGGATGTACCCACAAGTGTTCGGATGGGAGAGCTTCTTACACATCTGCAAGGCAAAGGAGAAGAGGCCTGCAGGGAGTTTTACAGAGCTCTGCATTTGCATGTTGAGGAAGTTTACTACAGCCTGCCCACAAGGCTCCGTCTCAGAG ATCCACTTAAGTATCAGCAAGACTGCCCTCAGAGACATGTCCTGAATGATAGAG GTCCTGTCTTCTTCATGAGCTGCTTCAGCATTGCAGTGGGAATGGCCTTACTCTATTACTACAGCG AGGACAAGTTGACAGGAGGGAGCCGGGCACTTGGAATAGCTGCTCttggtttgaaaagaaaagcagaggaggTCCTCATATGGTACACAGAAGAGAGCCTCATGAAGTAA
- the LOC115247003 gene encoding protein bicaudal D homolog 2-like, with product MDSVDDSRKDPQLGSAFSSAPNLDADINVNERRFVYENGTDHNVNIQNAALRGASDPSAYPNYHGLVRQRFIRRSFVDSEEQSVEMPECVTSSPVLNIDLRTIVDRSRTRVRLGLGETSSTESQVGLKDSATESLSADEEKGDRREQKAEVVSSDVTGKAGSDENEEEPGMKAVSTSPGGRFLKFDIELGRGSFKTVYKGLDTDTWVEVAWCELQNSELAELQRGQLRVDIREYKVREARLLQDYSELEEENISLQKQVSVLRQNQVEFEGLKHEIRRLEEDSQCLHSQLEEAVRLREISERQLTEALETIKTEREQKATLRKELSHYMTIGGSVYNGSFSISIDNLKLHEDPSAATEPDNDDLIRGFENGLLKASEDDDDNKRLEAFKPAPSLVDDLLSELNICEIQKLKQPLMQVEREKVVLINSLQESQKQLEQAYGTVSEQKETVNRLTENLSAMRKLQASKERQSALDSEKDRDSHDDGDYYELDINGPEILQCKYTVAMSEAGELRQELKTLKGKYEKCRNQYEEEQARLEGDVQELRSKLQTVEKISQLDKAQMARLEKELRLVSEAAGESLGSLNVAQDELISFSEELANLYNHVCMCNNETPNRVMLDYYKQGKAIIKKGQEGKEHQSSLLLSNGMLETEVKNSQSANTSTTLAPAPEQRPEPMNIYNLVAIIRDQIRHLQQAVDRTTDLSRQRLANMELSSVADKDKEACMEEILKLKSLLSTKREQIATLRAVLKANKQTAEVALANLKSKYDSEKAMVMETMMKLRNELKALKEDAATLSSLRAMFVTRCDEYVTQLDDMQRQLAVAEDEKKTLNSLLRMAIQQKLALTQRLEDLEFDHKQARRSSAAAAGGKGKTKGKGGFSTHH from the exons ATGGATTCAGTGGACGATTCGAGGAAAGATCCACAGCTGGGATCCGCGTTTTCATCGGCGCCCAATTTAGACGCGGACATTAACGTCAACGAGCGCAGGTTTGTGTACGAGAACGGCACAGACCACAATGTCAACATCCAGAACGCAGCCCTGCGGGGGGCGAGTGACCCCAGCGCCTACCCGAACTATCACGGGCTCGTGCGCCAGAGGTTCATCCGGCGAAGTTTTGTGGACTCCGAGGAGCAGTCGGTGGAGATGCCGGAGTGTGTCACTAGCAGCCCGGTGCTCAACATCGATTTACGGACCATCGTCGACCGCAGCCGCACGCGGGTCCGACTCGGCCTGGGGGAGACCTCCAGCACGGAGAGCCAGGTGGGGCTGAAGGACAGCGCCACCGAGAGCCTGAGCGCCGACGAGGAGAAAGGGGATAGAAGAGAGCAGAAGGCAGAGGTCGTGTCCTCGGACGTCACAGGTAAAGCAGGAAGCGACGAAAACGAAGAGGAGCCAGGGATGAAGGCCGTGTCCACATCACCCGGGGGACGCTTCCTTAAGTTCGATATTGAACTGGGAAGGGGATCCTTCAAGACCGTCTATAAAGGCCTGGACACGGACACCTGGGTGGAAGTTGCTTGGTGCGAACTCCAG AATTCAgagctggcagagctgcagcgagGTCAGCTGCGGGTTGACATCAGAGAGTACAAGGTGCGGGAAGCTCGTCTGCTGCAGGATTACagcgagctggaggaggaaaacatctccCTTCAGAAGCAAGTGTCTGTGCTGAGGCAGAACCAG GTGGAATTTGAAGGTCTCAAACACGAGATCCGCAGGCTGGAAGAGGACTCCCAGTGTCTCCAcagtcagctggaggaagccGTGCGCCTGAGGGAAATCAGTGAGCGACAGTTGACAGAGGCCTTGGAAACGATTAAAACGGAGCGTGAGCAGAAGGCCACCCTGCGAAAAGAGCTCTCCCACTACATGACAATCGGCGGATCGGTGTACAACGGCTCATTCAGCATCTCCATCGACAACCTGAAACTCCACGAGGATCCCTCCGCCGCCACCGAGCCCGACAACGACGATCTAATCCGAGGCTTTGAAAATGGCTTGCTGAAGGCGAGCGAAGACGACGATGACAACAAGAGATTGGAAGCTTTCAAGCCGGCTCCGAGCCTGGTGGACGACCTGCTGAGTGAGCTCAACATCTGCGAGATTCAGAAACTGAAACAGCCGCTTATGCAG gtggagagggagaaagtagTCCTTATCAACTCTCTCCAGGAGAGCCAGAAGCAGCTAGAACAGGCCTACGGGACAGTGTCTGAACAAAAGGAAACGGTCAACAGACTTACTGAGAATCTGAGTGCAATGAGGAAACTTCAGGCCAGTAAGGAGCGCCAGTCTGCCCTCGACAGCGAAAAAGACAGAGACAGCCACGACGACGGAGACTACTATGAGCTCGATATAAACGGGCCTGAGATTCTGCAGTGCAAGTACACGGTGGCCATGTCAGAAGCCGGAGAGCTGAGGCAGGAGCTGAAGACTCTGAAGGGAAAGTACGAGAAGTGTCGAAATCAGTATGAAGAGGAGCAGGCCCGACTGGAGGGTGACGTCCAGGAGTTGAGGTCAAAGTTGCAAACCGTGGAAAAGATCAGCCAGTTGGATAAAGCACAAATGGCTCGTCTGGAAAAAGAGCTCCGTCTGgtcagcgaggctgcaggagagtcGCTGGGCAGCCTTAACGTAGCCCAGGACGAGCTCATATCCTTCAGTGAAGAGTTAGCCAATCTGTACAACCACGTGTGTATGTGCAACAATGAGACCCCTAACCGCGTCATGTTGGACTACTACAAGCAGGGCAAAGCTATTATAAAGAAGGGGCAAGAAGGGAAAGAGCACCAGTCTTCCTTACTTCTCAGTAATGGGATGCTTGAGACCGAGGTTAAAAATTCCCAATCGGCCAACACCTCGACTACGCTGGCTCCTGCCCCGGAGCAACGGCCAGAGCCAATGAACATCTACAACCTTGTAGCTATCATCAGGGACCAAATTCGACACCTACAGCAGGCGGTGGACCGCACCACAGACCTTTCACGTCAGAGACTCGCCAATATGGAGCTGAGCTCTGTTGCAGACAAGGACAAAGAGGCTTGTATGGAAGAGATCCTCAAACTCAAGTCCCTGCTTAGCACCAAAAGGGAGCAGATCGCTACACTCAGAGCTGTGCTCAAAGCAAACAAGCAG ACGGCTGAGGTTGCTCTGGCCAACCTGAAGAGTAAATATGACAGTGAAAAGGCCATGGTGATGGAGACGATGATGAAACTCCGTAATGAACTCAAGGCATTAAAAGAGGATGCTGCTACGTTATCTTCTCTTCGAGCTATGTTTGTGACAAG GTGTGACGAGTACGTGACACAGTTGGACGACATGCAGAGGCAGCTGGCTGTGGCagaggatgaaaagaaaaccCTGAACTCTCTGTTGCGCATGGCCATCCAGCAGAAACTGGCCCTGACGCAGCGCCTGGAGGATTTGGAGTTTGACCACAAGCAGGCACGTcgcagcagcgctgcagcagcggGTGGAAAGGGCAAAACAAAGGGCAAAGGAGGCTTTTCTACCCATCAT TAA
- the LOC115247004 gene encoding uncharacterized protein encodes MSSSQQDAGDNRSIPGTDRVDELAEYLVELREQTGLTLNNQQVSTILGLWQSLDKFDKDRIVYAARHQDRWLTGHFRSPKKKAVFTPGVESTKRCVLGSSGSPAQWPNCCRLIETIFVRLCNIHTSPKERGQHSVSRWSLILQDYKKIRQLVLCNGTLMQQTTLQRVVVNQTTLMQWNNQRLKGQEASVLLQGVQRPADPLPFAKTKPISLPQYQHQPPVTSCTHTICQQIQLDRQNLGYGKLILQLPPVDHQPPSSVQRKNILSKD; translated from the exons atgtcctcttcacaacaggat gctggaGACAACCGCAGCATTCCTGGAACGGACCGTGTAGATGAACTGGCTGAATACTTGGTGGAGCTACGAGAGCAGACGGGATTGACCCTGAACAATCAACAAGTTAGCACCATTCTGGGTTTGTGGCAGAGTCTTGacaaatttgacaaagacaggattgtGTATGCTGCAAGACATCAGGACCGGTGGCTAACTGGGCACTTCAGGTCTCCTAAAAAGAAGGCTGTGTTCACTCCTGGGGTGGAAAGTACAAAACGGTGTGTTCTTGGCTCAAGTGGTTCACCAGCTCAGTGGCCAAACTGCTGTCGCCTGATTGAGACCATCTTCGTGAGGCTGTGCAACATTCACACGAGCCCCAAAGAAAGAGGACAACACAGCGTATCTCGATGGTCTCTAATTTTACAGGATTACAAAAAGAtccggcagctggttctgtgcaaTGGGACACTAATGCAGCAGACAACCCTTCAACGTGTTGTAGTGAACCAGACCACCCTCATGCAGTGGAATAACCAACGGCTGAAGGGTCAGGAGGCGTCTGTTCTTTTGCAAGGTGTGCAACGGCCAGCTGACCCACTGccctttgcaaaaacaaaacccatctctctgccacagtaCCAACACCAGCCCCCAGTTACCAGCTGCACACATACCATATGCCAGCAAATACAGCTGGACAGGCAAAACCTAGGTTACGGCAAATTGATCCTGCAGTTGCCTCCAGTGGACCATCAGCCACCCTCTTCAGtacaaaggaaaaatatactGTCCAAAGACTGA